Part of the Benincasa hispida cultivar B227 chromosome 12, ASM972705v1, whole genome shotgun sequence genome is shown below.
TACGATAACTACTAAATAGGCACTTTGACGTAGGATAACGTATGATATGGGGTCAACTGGGATTTTTAGTGTAAATCAATGCAAGTTTATTATTTCacttgaattcttagtattatcatcGCATATTTTACTCATCTaccctcattattctaagtaaaaggctatgatagcttgtatttctacaagctatcaattGTCTTCACTGACAATCATAATTCTCATCTCATACAATTATAACCTACTTCACCATAAAAAGTAGACCATTTGAAATTCCACCTCccaagatttttcttttttgcacgTGCCGATAAACCATGCTGATATTTATGGTGCAACTTCCACCTACTTGGCTCACTTGGAAGTTCTTTAGCCATTGACACAACTTTCACCACACACCTTGCATAATCGCCAAGTCAATGCCCATGTGCAAACTTGTGGAACCGTTGACATCACATCCTCTATCATGGTAAAGTGGACATACAACGAGGatgattttcatcttcttcagaGGAAGTCACTGTCTTCCCTGATGTGAAAGACACCATCAGCATCTATCTAGAGCCATTTGACGAATATGCTCTGTTTTTCATGTGCCCAAACTGCCTGCATTCCCAGAAACCTTTGCTGGAATCACTCTTAAACTGCATTGGAACATCATAACCGCTTAACTTGCACTTGTGTAGCCTAGATTATATTAATACATCATTGACTTGTACTTGCCACAACCCGATGTTGATCATTCATCAAATTTCTCCACATCAAACTTTATCGGACTCATAAAACTTGACACACATCTACTTCACTCCAAGCAAATCATCAAATAATGAACAACTCAAACTATTCACAAATACTGCAACCCGTTTCAAGAATTCTTTTTTTGATGTAGAAGGTCAGACAATGCTACAACCATAGAGCATACTTAGAAATTCAAGAAACTATAAAACTTGacactctgataccacttgttgggaAATACCTCCCACTTTTGTCACAGGAATAAGTAGAAAAATAacagagaaattaaaagaaagcaataaaactagaaatataagaatttatgtgaaaaaCTCCCAACTTGGAGAAAAACCACGGCTCACCAAAAAGAAATCTACTATGTGAAAATTTGTTACTATCACATAGAACAATTCTCTCCCCGATCCCAATTACAAGAGCACTCTCTCAAAACTTTTGACTACTCACACCCTTTTTCCATTCTCAAACTATAGAATACATCAAGGGAATTTAACTAGAGCTAGCCCATCCAAGCTTAAAGTATTTCTTACTGGGATGACTAAAAAACGAAAGACATGGACTCCTTTTATAGGCTTGAAGCCCATGACTTTCCTAAACCTATTTTATGTAGGACAGATCCATGATTTTCCTAAACCTTTTAAATGTTGGGCAAGCCCATGACTTAACTCTTTTTTATGTAGGATAActacacttctaatattttgccaaaaacccaacacataaattattaaatatcttgaaccccctGACTAGTGATGTATTTATTACTAGATTTGCTTATTGTCCTTTTAATGAGACAATTTTTCCAACATTAAGGAGAGgaattaaaaagttggaaaaagaaattacatggaatgcatcgttattgtctcatttagatacatgtacagatcaatgtgaacatgaagttcagaaaattattcatttgcaaaatatagcataTCAATTACCAGatacatttatagatgcaaagaaagtaactaagtcacatataccagctacaAATGtcccatcgaaaattgatatcccaacacagcaAGTTGTCATTAATGAATATAGAACatgccagaagcgtggtagaccagtgggtttcaaagctaaaaatcctcaaaaacgaaaaataaataatagaaaaaaggacttggttgagaatgtagatacccatgaagaaatccttgacatgactagtgagaaaGGTGGAAtacctaaaaataataatgagatttcaataaactatgtcatgacaagaaaaagatggaatcaaactaatgtagttattgacaacatttttgcatataatgttacTTTTagtattatatctgaaaataaggatcataaaccaaaatctgttgaagaatgtcaacatagaaaagattaGCTTTAGtgaaaagaagcaatcgagacataattaaattcactttcaAAACATTAGATTTTTGGACGAGTAGTTCAAACACCAGAATGTGTCAAACGTTTGGGATACAAATGGgcatttgtgagaaaaagaagtgaaaataatgaggtcacaagatataaagcaagactagttgcacaaggtttttcacaaatacgtagtattgattatgaggagatatattctccagtggtggatgcaattatacTAAGATATGTAATTGACCTGACTGTGTATGATAACTTGGACATACATCTTATgaatgtagtcacaacatatttatatggatctcttgataatgatatttatgtGAGAATCTTAGAAGGATTTAAAGtatttgaaacatataaatcaaattttggagaattgtattcaataaagttacagagatcattaTATGAATTGAAATAATCAGGACAAATGTGGTACAAACGTctaagtaaatattttttgaatgaaggatatcaaaataatccaatatgtccatgtctttttataaagaaatcacagtcaggatttgctatgataactgtatatgttgatgatttaaatgtaATTGAAACTCCTGAatagctttcaaaggcaataaaatatcttaaaaaagaatttaagatgaaagatcttgaaaaaacaaaattttgtcttggtttgcaaattgaacatttaacaagatgggatatttgttcatcaatcaacttatataggaaagttttgaaaagattctATATAGACAGGAGACATCCAATAAATATTCCAATAGAAGTCCGTTCATtagatataaagaaaaatatatttcgacctcaagatgataatgaagaacttcttggtcttgAAATGTCATATTTTAGTGCAATTGGtaacttatgtatcttgctaataatacaaaaccagatattgcattttcagtaaatttattagctaaaTATAGTTCTTCTCTAATAACAAGACATTAGAACATAATTAAGCATCTACTCCATTATCTCtgaggaacaatcgatatggatttattttattcaaataaatcaaaattcgATCTAGTTAGTTATGCAGAttatggatatttatctgatccacacaaagcgaGATCCCAAACAAGTtatttgttcacatgtggaAGAACTGTTATATCATAGCAATCgatgaaacagaccataacggccacttcctcaaatcatgctgatgcaattcacgaggctagtcgagaatgtgtacggctaagatcaatgactcaacacatttgTGAAACAtatggcttgtcttctaataaaaattttctaacaatattatacaaagacaacacagcttgcatagcccaaacCAAATGATGATAtgttaaaggagatagaacaaagcatatttcaccgaatCTTTTCTAcattcatgatcttgaagaaaatgacgacatcactgtacaacaaatttgttcgaaggatgcctggcagacttatttacaaaagcattgccaaccgcaacttttgaaaaattggttcATAACATTAGAATGCggtgactcagagatcttaagtgatattTTCGTGAAGGTgagtaaatatattatattcttttaggaatatattttatatgaaatatgtactcttttttcttcattaaggTTTTTTTCTCATTGGATTTTTCCCAGTAAAATTTTAACAatgcatatttcatatatatatgggcatctaaggaagtattataaatattataatatagatGCACAATGCTTAGTGTGCTAAAAGCCATGTGTCAATCTTTATGTTGTCCATATgtcttgtagttattcatgcttgtGTCTATGTAAGACCATATCCTACTTTTCACTTTGACTCTAAATAGTGgtatttggtggatcttaaaaatACACTTTAAAAATCACAAATAGAGGTTTTTTTTAGAATGTTGCACATGTTTTTATCTTTGGATCAACATTTGTTATtgttatttccatttttttagttcttttgttatttatgcTCATTACAAATCTTAAATTGCATTTAGTGAATATGTATATGCTACATGAACAACATATAGACTTTTGCTTTGAGCAAAACATTTCAAACTTttcgaaaaaggaaaaaaaaaaaaatcaaatatatatatatatatatatgcttacATGGACAACATGTGGACTTTTGTTTTGAGTAAAACATTTCAAGCTTttcgaaaaaggaaaaaaagaaaaagaaaaagaaaatcaaggtATAAAGATATAATGcaaatcaaaattagatgtgtAAAGATAATTGGTATTTATGAGAATATTTGTAAATTTAGTTGCACTTGAAAGTAGTTGAGATATCTCATTTGTTTGTTAGGTAGCTAATTAAAGTCCAAATGCAACGATCACCCACATTATCATTATTTCaccaataaatattaaaatattttattcaacaacTAATCATCATTCTTCTAACGTAAAATTAAAccacttaaaaaaaatgaaatgcatCTCACAAAGATAAAAAGTGCATACAtttcattaaattaatcaagtttaaattAGTAATAATAAACATGTACTCAATCTTTTGAGATCCGAATTGGTAAGATCACTTTCTCCGATCCTTTTactataaaggaaaaaaaaaagaaaaagttacaTATGTTTCAATTCATAATAATCTAAATTTTTTACTTTGGCTATATTAATATAGTTacttaaatattcattttgattCATTAATATAAACTAACAAATAATGATTTATCCCGTAGAAACAAGTTGGGGACtagtttaataaaataagagggtataaattttaaaaaaaaaaaaaaaaaaaaagtttaaaggtatATATTGCTCTATTGTCTCTTATTTTTAGAGATGGTTGAATTAACATTTTAATAAAGTATCCATATAtatttagggttgtttttaaataaaaagaaaatgagtcaacttatttataaatatagcaaaaattttactatctattagtgataaaccgcgatagacatctattaataacattgatagatgtctatcgcaGTCTATCATTATTAGACAAAgacattttgttatacttaaaaaatattttcagcagttttactatttaaaatatttatccatttatttattaaatttaagattaccatttaatttagattttttaaagtaaaaatgtCATAACcagattattaaaaaaatttaattttttctttgtaaTTATTAAACTAATTGATAATTTGTTGTTAACTATTTTATATGGATAATGAGGGAGGGGACCAATGGAAGACAAAAAAGACAGACCAACtcacaattatatcatatattgcTTTGTGACCTAATTAGGTAGTGTTTGTGTCTTAAGCAAATGAAAatcataaaaatgtaaaatattattttctagaTTATGAACATTTGAATTGCATTCTTTTAGGTGCTATGGGTGGTTTTGGTGTTAATTTggatttttaattaatcttaGTAGGATATTTGAATGTcttgttaacttttttttaaaaaaaaaatatatatatatatttagtatcaaacaaatttatttCTTGAAATAGAAGTAGAAGAAGCTTATGGTCAACCAAGTATATTTTTATATGGAAAAAAAACtcatcatatatatatacttgAATTAGGACAAAATAAGAGTGGTGTAATTAATTACCCTTCTTAGCACCACCTTGTTTATTTATCCAAAAAAATTTATTGTTAGCTTGAGCAAGCTAGATATTTGTACTTCCtttaatatataaatgttatacccaactttttttttttttttaagaaaacaaatttCATACCTAACTAATTTCTCACcatttcttaaatataatatatatatatattcatatgtaTGGTCAAATATAAGATGATCAAAGGAGATTGAAAACCAAAACAACCACTCAAAACTGAcaaattgattgattttatgAGGCAAATGGTTCGTTAGTTTTGAGATTATGCAAAATTTATCGTTGGTTAGTTGGCCCAATTGAAAACCAAACCACTAACtattcatatatattaaaaaccCTAAACTCTATTTTCTAGATTTATATTCATAACccctaatttttttatatgtggTTGCAATACAATTatctctttcttatttcttctaTTCTTTTAGTCATAGGGTGatcatttttcttattctttccctttttttttcatgtttgtttatttaaagAAGAGAAATTAATGAAGCTGGTTGAACTGATCATTCTATCGATCGAAGCTAGAAACTACTAATTAGTCCATAAATATCGTTAATTTTCACCATCGATTGTTAGCCAAAAGATATGCAAACCGATCAATGATCACCCtcaatcaaatattttaaattcattccATGTAGTTGATCTAAAAAagcaaaataaatattaaagttgtagaACACACTAAgtagaagattaaaaaaaaaatgaagtagaAGAAGGGCAGATATCTAACATGAGCAAAATTCAATAGATTAAGACAAATGCTTCAATCAATCAAGAGATCAAATATTAGAATCTTTGACgaaaataaaaaggatttgatttattattttgtaaaaagaaagaaatataaaaaaggtGGGTGAGATGGTAAGTGGAGAAgtgtttgttttgtttgaaATTGGTTGATTAAAGAAACCGCTCCCACTTGTGAGGTCCTTAAATTGGTCATTGGTAAATGGCAATGCCTTGCCGTTGCCGCCCCTCATTAATTACATATTTACTCCTTCTCCTCACATCACACAATATCTAAATGTATTGTTATTACATTTagatattatcattattattattattatcattattattattattccaaTGGGAAAGAAAGGAGGCAGCTGGTTCTTTGCTGTCAGGAAGGCCTTCAAGCCTTCCCCTCCCTCCCTTCCTCCATCTAAGGTATTTCTTTCCATTTCTTCCCAATTTTTATCCATCATTACCATTCTCGATCTCTCTATATGTCAATTGTTATTGAACCATATTTACTTTATCGGATTtcatatcttttatttttgaaatccgCCAACTAGATGTTTTAGTCTCTAATGTAGGTGTTTTATcgtttaaaaattttcaatttcgttttaatttaatgaaaaaaattgtcTAATTAAgttcttatattgacaaaataatATCAAAGTTGATTTATAGAATGGTAATGTAATGTCAAAATACAATTTCGATGTTTTGACTTTGAGATAAAAGAATTAATTGTATGGTTTGATTTGATGAAATAAATTGTGATATACTTAtgtgatttaaaatttattttaagtttttgaTTTAATGGATATTAATTTTGTGTATTTCgatattaattttcaattttttcgatttatataacatttttaaaaatttatagatcTATTCAACAAAGTTGAAAGTAGaaattcgtatttgaacataaaaaaaatcattttttacccaatggaaatcaattaatttttaaaatttgcaatTTAACCTACTAATATTGTGCAGaaatatgaagaagaggatCCTGAAGTTGTGTGCTTTCAGCATTTTCCAGTAGTGGAGACCTCTCGTGAGAGCACTAATTCTACACCATTAACAAGCGTCGCTGATAAAAACCATGCTATCGCGGTTGCTGCCGCCACTGCTGCTGCAGCCGAGGCTGCAGTGGTGGCAGCTCAGGCGGCAGCAAAGGTTGTTCGGTTAGCTGGCTATGGTCGTCCATACTCCAAGGAAGAAAGAGCTGCAACTATTATTCAATCTTGCTATAGAGGTCACTTGGTAATTATTAattaactctttaattaatttcttccATTCTAAGAAATTATTGGTCTCAACATCATTCCAACCAATTATTTGACTCACAAAACCGTTTTGACTTGCTTCTTAAAAAAGCAATTGAAATGTGTTTCATTGAATATGAGAAGAGggatttaaataaatgatctcTTGATCGAGAGTATATACTTTAATAACtaattgaattatgttcatgttaacttttttttttaattggtaatcttttgtttttataatattttttctcaatAGATATACTCATTTTTACTTaccatcaaaataaaaaataaaaaataaaaaaacttttcGTGTACATTTTTCTTTCTGATGGAGTCTCTTTCATATCAATTTTGTTAAAACTCTTATCAGGCTCGATGTGCATTGCGTGCATTGAAAGGTCTAGTGAGACTACAAGCATTGGTACGAGGCTACAATGTACGTAAACAAGCACAATTGACAATGCGATGCATGCAAGCGTTAGTTCGTGTCCAAACTCGAGTTCGAGCTCGCAGGCTTCAACTGGCACacgacaattttaaaaaaaaagtcgaagacgttaaagaagaagaacagTTCAAACAGAAATATGAGAAATTGATGAATTCCCACAGAAGATATGAAAAGGAAACTCTAAGTagagagaaaaatagaaaactttCTTCGAAGAAACAAGAATCCGGTTTGGTTTATGAAGGTGAAAACCGGCGTACAACACAATGGGGTTGGAGTTCGCTGGACCGCTGGATGTCGTCTCAACCTTCCCAGGCTCACGACGACATGTCGGAGAGGACCGTTGAAATGAACCTGGACTCGGGCCCAAACTCGGCCCATGTTCCGAGCTACATGGCCCCAACTCAATCGGCGAAGGCCAAGGCCCGGAATCTGAGTGCAGTTAAACCGCAGAGCCCACTTTTGAGCCCATCAACGAGGAAAAGTTGGGCTCCGGACTCGTCGAGTTCTACAGTTAACCAGGCCCAATACGGCCCAATAATCAAAAGTAATGGGAGAAATACCCAATTACATGGTAGTGTCCCAGATTACTATGGTGGTGAAGAGTGGGCCTTTCCTCTTGGAGCCCATGGTTGAAGATGATTTGGTAAAGGTAGACCCATTAGTTGGCCCATATTTGTTTGTTGAATGTTATTTATTGGGAGTGAtttcataaaaatataataactgTCATAGCTGAATagataaaatattgatttttagtagtggaattttatttgtttttgttgtttgaTGGAACATGTTTTTCAAAggatgtatttttcttttctttcataaattttcaaaaacgaaattttaaaaataaagaaaacgaTTTATCGTTTTTGAAAATAGACTAGGttaattctattttaaaaataagtatacTAAAcgtattttcatcattttttttatttcgagattaaatattttatccTTATGCTTAGTTAGATATTTCCTTATCCataacttttaaatttcatcaaattgatGGATAAGCTCATTATAAAAGGTGTTGACATGTGCCCGAGATGACGCGGGGCAATCAACATCCTCAAAAATAgttgattttaaaagaaaataaatatgagTTGTCATCAATCATTTATATGGTGTGATTGGACACCAGAATAAAATTaatagtatttaataaaaaaaaaataaaaatgatatgcAAAAACTATAGTTGAATTCGGGAGTTGTTTGTGTATGGGAAGGTGTTAGCACCCTATAACATCTGTTTAGAAAAAGAGGGCCGGACTTTATATCTTGAATTtgaatcattatttaaataaagttcatttggaaaaataagatttttaaaataatgtctTATTTTACACCTCATTTCTCCAACATGTAGAGTCATGGtcctataaaataaattgaacaaTTTCTATCAATTTGACTATGTTAGAATTGAGGAAAAATTTCTCACCTCAAAAATGTCTGCACAATCTATCACAGAATagctttttaataaaaaaaagtttttttaaatattaattaaatttattttttcttggaATCAAATCTTGGACTCCCAAATATATGTTCCCTCATTCTAGGAATCTAAAAAATGGACTCCCAGATATTTATAGATTCTATGGTAGGAgtcttttataaagaaaaacaatcttaaaaacaagttattagagaaaaaatagaTTAGAAAGCCTTTTGAAATAATAGATGTTCAAAACACcagtgtaatttttttaaaaaataaaaaatagatgacTTAAAAAGGGTTTTAGAAAGAGATTTTAAAAAACAGGGTTTTAGAAAGAGATTTTAAAAAACCCTTGAAAAATCTTAATTAGAAGATTTAAAAAGACTTTGAGAAATTTTAATTAGAAATCAACTAACATTTAATATGATATGATGCTGAATGTGAACGCAAAATAGCATATtaagattttaataaaaacatattgAAAATCGATCTTAGAATCCTAAAGAATCGACCCCTCATTAAATTCTAGAAAATCAAACTCTCAAATTTTCTAGATTTTCTTGTcggtttttttcttctttttcttttgttgctAAAGAAGAAGATAGCTTTATAGCCAAAATATTTCTCCAAATGTCATGGAAACTTACGggctagtttttaaaaatttgaaattatgctAAATGTGTCTTAACCCAAAAATGAAAgcaaatttcaagaaaaaaaatgaacacaAAATTTGGAACTTACCCTTTTTGCAATTTTTTGAACTAATTTAGTTACTTT
Proteins encoded:
- the LOC120067874 gene encoding protein IQ-DOMAIN 1-like, with amino-acid sequence MGKKGGSWFFAVRKAFKPSPPSLPPSKKYEEEDPEVVCFQHFPVVETSRESTNSTPLTSVADKNHAIAVAAATAAAAEAAVVAAQAAAKVVRLAGYGRPYSKEERAATIIQSCYRGHLARCALRALKGLVRLQALVRGYNVRKQAQLTMRCMQALVRVQTRVRARRLQLAHDNFKKKVEDVKEEEQFKQKYEKLMNSHRRYEKETLSREKNRKLSSKKQESGLVYEGENRRTTQWGWSSLDRWMSSQPSQAHDDMSERTVEMNLDSGPNSAHVPSYMAPTQSAKAKARNLSAVKPQSPLLSPSTRKSWAPDSSSSTVNQAQYGPIIKSNGRNTQLHGSVPDYYGGEEWAFPLGAHG